The region CTGACCACTTCCTCAGCTGATATTTTGTCCTTCGTTTTACTCGATGGTATTGGCAAGGCAAATCGTACAATTGACTCTCCTGTGGGTGGAGACCTCAGGACCATTGGTTCATTTTTACCATACTTTGACTTGgcattatgtttttcttttggcttAGGTGATGAATTCAGCAGTCCTTTCTTAAAAGGTAATTCTGGAGCACTTGTCAATTTCATACTAATGGTTGATGGAAGCTTTGCACATTTCATTTTTGTGATTGATTTAGCTTCCAACTTACATATGAAAAATTCAGTACCTCcctgtaaataaaatattaaggcaTTCAAAGGAAAATTCCACACTGTTCATTTAATATATCAACAAAATTATTCAATGAAGTTCATATACTATATCTGTTTTATCATTATGGTACCAGAGCAAGCACTTCAGGTGACATTGTTATGGTGTGAATACAAGCAGTTCTGTACAGGCTCATTTATTGGTACTATTTTGACAGAAACTTTAGAAGGTATGGTCTAGCTGAAGGAAGTTGGTAAATGAGTACTGACTTTGAAGGTTTATGCCTGGT is a window of Mus pahari unplaced genomic scaffold, PAHARI_EIJ_v1.1 scaffold_14376_1, whole genome shotgun sequence DNA encoding:
- the LOC110315595 gene encoding coiled-coil domain-containing protein 7-like encodes the protein MKCAKLPSTISMKLTSAPELPFKKGLLNSSPKPKEKHNAKSKYGKNEPMVLRSPPTGESIVRFALPIPSSKTKDKISAEEVVRRITTNLRKVVSNLEDTYGPCYDDGEKAPKKSEAEGLS